The proteins below are encoded in one region of Coffea arabica cultivar ET-39 chromosome 4c, Coffea Arabica ET-39 HiFi, whole genome shotgun sequence:
- the LOC140005199 gene encoding protein ASPARTIC PROTEASE IN GUARD CELL 1-like — MAPTKTPSTFNALFFFLFFILILFSICHSSLVYSLPQEQEENQHFQVLNVAASIHKTLQLFSKATPPSPTITAAASAANSSVFSVSLHPRISVVKPHHQNYSALTVSRLAYDSARVKSINYKLQLPISQTVHQRLIQPEDLQSPVTSGESQGTFEYLARVGLGRPVKEFFMSIDTGSDVSWLQCQPCDSCYQQSDPIFNPSGSSTFNTLSCSSRQCNSLKINGCTDDACHYYVSYGDGSFTSGDFGTETVTFGRSGSVSNVAVGCGHDNEGLFSGSAGLIGLGVGSLSFPSQIKATSFSYCLVDMDSHSSSTLEFNSVPPSGSIIIPMVYNPKFDIYFYVDLVGISVAGEKLPIQPSVFQVGSDGTGGVMVDSGTVVTRLVTRAYESLRDTFAKHAKNLHPTSGYSLFDTCYDLSSIPDEVEVPTVSFHFSGGKTWSLKPKNCLIPVDSRGKFCFAFAPSDSISIIGNIQQQETRISYDLAKKLIGVSPDQC, encoded by the coding sequence atggCTCCAACTAAAACACCCTCCACTTTCAATGCCttgttcttcttcctcttcttcattttAATCCTCTTCTCCATCTGCCACTCGTCTCTTGTTTATTCGCTTCCTcaagaacaagaagaaaacCAACACTTTCAAGTCCTTAACGTGGCTGCCTCCATTCATAAAACTCTTCAACTCTTCTCAAAAGCGACTCCTCCGTCCCCCACCATTACCGCCGCCGCCTCCGCTGCTAATTCATCCGTGTTCTCAGTTTCTCTCCATCCACGCATTTCTGTGGTGAAACCCCACCACCAAAACTATTCTGCACTCACAGTATCCCGACTAGCCTACGACTCAGCTCGAGTCAAGTCCATCAACTACAAGCTTCAACTCCCTATTTCTCAAACCGTTCATCAAAGGCTCATCCAACCCGAGGACCTGCAATCCCCAGTAACCTCAGGGGAAAGCCAGGGAACCTTTGAGTACTTAGCCAGGGTCGGGCTGGGCCGACCCGTTAAAGAATTCTTCATGTCAATAGATACTGGAAGCGACGTTAGCTGGCTCCAGTGCCAGCCTTGTGACTCTTGTTACCAACAGTCCGACCCGATTTTTAACCCGTCCGGATCATCCACTTTTAATACCCTATCATGCTCTTCCCGGCAGTGTAATTCCCTTAAAATCAACGGTTGCACTGATGACGCGTGTCATTATTACGTGTCCTATGGGGATGGGTCATTTACGTCCGGGGACTTTGGCACGGAAACGGTGACATTTGGGAGGTCCGGTTCAGTTAGCAATGTTGCTGTCGGATGCGGGcatgataatgaggggttatttTCTGGATCAGCCGGTTTAATCGGGTTAGGAGTTGGATCGCTGTCATTTCCTTCACAAATTAAAGCGACGTCATTTTCGTATTGTCTCGTGGACATGGACTCCCATTCATCTTCAACTCTCGAGTTCAACTCAGTTCCACCTAGTGGCTCAATCATTATTCCAATGGTTTATAACCCGAAATTCGATATATACTTTTATGTAGATCTCGTGGGAATTAGTGTTGCAGGAGAAAAATTGCCGATTCAACCCTCAGTTTTTCAGGTTGGAAGTGACGGAACCGGGGGAGTTATGGTTGACTCGGGAACAGTAGTGACTCGACTAGTGACTCGGGCATACGAGTCCCTGCGTGACACTTTTGCTAAGCATGCTAAGAACCTACATCCCACGAGTGGTTATTCTCTGTTTGATACATGTTATGATTTGTCCTCCATCCCTGATGAAGTGGAGGTTCCAACTGTGTCGTTTCATTTTTCTGGTGGGAAAACGTGGTCATTGAAGCCGAAAAATTGCCTAATCCCAGTTGATTCCAGGGGCAAGTTCTGCTTCGCTTTCGCTCCTTCAGACTCAATTTCCATCATTGGTAATATACAGCAGCAAGAGACGCGCATCAGTTATGATTTGGCCAAGAAACTAATTGGTGTCAGCCCGGATCAATgctaa